One stretch of Clavelina lepadiformis chromosome 6, kaClaLepa1.1, whole genome shotgun sequence DNA includes these proteins:
- the LOC143462161 gene encoding uncharacterized protein LOC143462161, with product MCFKPNLACTKATKLLSERHSKANLDCTAPRKRLGNVLKPLAPKAKVNGDNPKFVKLTDLLDGKNIYTDPQSQRRPFLRPRVTISRSARKNIRNTGKKDVPKMYLSKCQSSSSMIFSPLPLAPPSLLLEAKPHLRCKLQKAVKNGLENRSSSSGSQLGFPNMVHRKDNVQNATSKSVSVGSPIKKHRFKRSTSLWKSVTLREQQKKCEERVRALQSQAYNE from the coding sequence ATGTGCTTTAAACCCAACTTGGCGTGCACCAAGGCTACAAAACTGTTATCAGAAAGACATTCAAAAGCGAATTTAGATTGTACTGCTCCAAGAAAGCGTCTTGGCAACGTTCTCAAGCCGCTCGCGCCCAAAGCAAAGGTTAACGGTGACAACCCGAAGTTTGTGAAACTTACAGATTTATTGGATGGAAAGAACATTTACACGGATCCGCAGTCTCAACGACGTCCGTTTCTCCGTCCGCGTGTCACCATCAGCCGTTCCGCTAGAAAAAATATTCGTAATACCGGCAAGAAAGATGTTCCTAAGATGTATTTGTCCAAGTGCCAATCTTCCTCTTCGATGATCTTTTCTCCTCTACCCCTAGCTCCTCCATCGCTACTGTTAGAGGCAAAGCCACATCTTCGGTGCAAGCTGCAAAAAGCGGTAAAAAACGGATTGGAGAACAGGAGCTCTTCATCAGGAAGCCAGCTTGGATTCCCTAATATGGTTCACAGGAAGGACAATGTTCAGAATGCGACTTCCAAATCAGTTTCTGTCGGCTCCCCGATAAAGAAGCATCGTTTTAAGCGATCCACATCCTTGTGGAAATCAGTTACTCTTCGAGAGCAACAGAAGAAATGCGAGGAAAGAGTCCGAGCTCTGCAAAGTCAGGCATACAATGAGTAG
- the LOC143462755 gene encoding uncharacterized protein LOC143462755, with protein MQDRQTNMAAAPLGLGRPSMCFNPNLVYTKATKLLSERHSKANFDCPAPRKRLGKVLKPLAPKAEVNGDNPKFVTLTDLLDGKNINTDPKSQRRPFLRPLVTISRSARKNIRKTGKKDVPKKSLSTCESSSSMIFSSLPLAPSTPLFVAKSHPRCKLQKAVKNRLENRSSSSGSQLGLPNMVHMKDNAQHAASKSTSISSPMKKHLYK; from the coding sequence ATGCAAGATCGACAGACAAACATGGCAGCAGCCCCACTTGGCCTGGGACGACCATCCATGTGCTTCAACCCCAACTTGGTGTACACTAAAGCTACAAAACTGTTATCAGAAAGACATTCAAAAGCGAATTTTGATTGTCCTGCTCCAAGAAAGCGTCTTGGCAAGGTTCTCAAGCCGCTCGCGCCCAAAGCAGAAGTTAACGGTGACAACCCGAAGTTTGTGACACTTACAGATTTATTGGATGGAAAGAACATTAACACGGATCCGAAGTCTCAACGACGTCCGTTTCTCCGTCCGCTTGTCACCATCAGCCGTTCCGCTAGAAAAAATATTCGTAAAACCGGCAAGAAAGATGTTCCAAAGAAGTCTTTGTCCACGTGCGAATCTTCCTCTTCAATGATTTTTTCTTCTCTACCCCTAGCTCCTTCGACGCCATTGTTTGTGGCCAAGTCACACCCTCGGTGCAAGCTGCAAAAAGCGGTAAAAAACAGATTGGAGAACAGGAGCTCTTCATCTGGAAGCCAGCTTGGATTGCCTAATATGGTTCACATGAAGGACAATGCTCAGCATGCGGCTTCCAAATCAACTTCTATCTCCTCCCCGATGAAGAAGCATCTTTATAAGTGA